One Xiphophorus maculatus strain JP 163 A chromosome 9, X_maculatus-5.0-male, whole genome shotgun sequence DNA segment encodes these proteins:
- the tctex1d2 gene encoding tctex1 domain-containing protein 2, producing MMEESDTYHIRPNHRFKFKPAVVKGYIRNIVRERLSDVQYEPETVAELTRSLAESVKDKVKTAEFDRYKIVVQVLIGEQRGQGVKMSARCLWDADTDNYAEDVFMNDSLFCVVTVFGSYYY from the exons ATGATGGAGGAATCAGATACGTACCACATCCGACCTAACCATCGGTTCAA GTTTAAGCCAGCCGTCGTAAAGGGATACATCCGTAATATTGTGAGGGAGCGTCTTTCTGATGTGCAGTACGAACCAGAGACTGTCGCAGAGCTGACCCGTTCACTGGCAGAGAGCGTAAAGGACAAAGTGAAGA CTGCAGAATTTGACAGATACAAGATTGTTGTGCAGGTGCTCATTGGAGAACAACGAGGACAAGGAGTAAA gatgTCTGCTAGGTGTTTGTGGGACGCAGACACGGACAACTATGCAGAAGATGTTTTCATGAAT GACAGCTTGTTCTGTGTGGTGACAGTTTTTGGAAGCTATTATTACTGA
- the nmur1 gene encoding neuromedin-U receptor 1 — MSDNCSFDLMPGNEEWLCPPGQQCVNMTTGMNGSHIGIDDSCLTEEGYLEKYLGPRRSSVFVPVCLTYLLIFLVGVMGNVLTCTVIARNKVMWTPTNYYLFSLAVSDLLVLMLGMPLELYELWQNYPFLLGKGGCYFKTFLFEMVCLASILNVTALSIERYIAVVHPLRAKYVVTRTHAKRVILTVWGMSVLCAVPNTSLHGLFTLHIHSAGPAGDINLEIPDSAICTVVKPRWMYNLTIQVTTFVFFILPMITISVLYMLIGLQLKREKMRQALEAKSGFGNDSFCNIRTQQQKARRRQVTKMLFVLVVVFGICWAPFHTDRLMWSFISDWTDSHHKIFEYVHIISGVFFYLSSAVNPILYNLMSTRFREMFKEVMCHRPHHINPRKHSLSVTRVTLRSTLSDAPLSNGAVVAEADMVADGEGKQKDETSFSC; from the exons ATGTCAGATAACTGCTCTTTTGATCTAATGCCTGGGAATGAAGAGTGGCTTTGTCCTCCAGGACAGCAGTGTGTCAATATGACTACTGGCATGAATGGCAGCCATATTGGCATAGATGATTCATGTTTGACAGAGGAAGGATATCTAGAAAAATATCTGGGGCCTCGTCGATCATCTGTGTTTGTGCCTGTTTGCCTCACTTATTTGCTCATCTTCTTGGTTGGCGTTATGGGGAATGTGCTGACGTGCACTGTCATTGCACGCAACAAGGTCATGTGGACACCAACAAACTACTACTTGTTCAGCTTGGCGGTGTCAGACCTGTTGGTGCTAATGCTTGGTATGCCACTGGAGCTGTATGAACTTTGGCAAAACTACCCATTTCTTCTGGGAAAGGGAGGCTGCTACTTCAAAACCTTCCTGTTTGAGATGGTCTGCTTGGCATCCATCCTCAACGTGACTGCGCTGAGCATCGAACGATACATTGCTGTGGTGCACCCACTGAGAGCAAAGTATGTAGTAACACGTACTCATGCCAAAAGGGTCATCCTCACTGTGTGGGGCATGTCGGTGCTGTGCGCTGTGCCAAACACAAGCTTGCATGGGCTCTTCACCCTCCATATTCACTCTGCCGGTCCTGCTGGCGACATAAACCTGGAGATTCCTGACTCAGCAATCTGTACGGTGGTGAAGCCACGTTGGATGTACAACCTAACCATCCAGGTTACCACCTTCGTGTTTTTCATTCTGCCCATGATCACGATCAGCGTTCTCTACATGCTCATCGGGCTGCAGCTGAAGCGTGAAAAGATGCGACAGGCACTGGAAGCCAAGTCTGGCTTTGGAAACGACAGCTTCTGCAACATCCGCACTCAGCAGCAGAAAGCACGACGCCGACAGGTCACAAAAATGTTGT TTGTCTTAGTGGTGGTTTTTGGGATCTGCTGGGCCCCGTTTCATACGGACCGCCTCATGTGGAGCTTCATCAGTGACTGGACTGATAGCCATCATAAAATCTTTGAGTACGTGCATATCATCTCCGGCGTGTTTTTCTACCTCAGCTCAGCAGTCAACCCGATCCTTTACAACCTCATGTCCACCCGCTTTAGAGAAATGTTCAAAGAGGTCATGTGCCATCGGCCGCATCATATCAATCCGAGAAAACACTCTCTGAGTGTGACCCGGGTGACGCTGCGCAGCACCCTGAGTGATGCACCACTCAGCAACGGCGCTGTTGTTGCTGAGGCTGACATGGTGGCAGATGgggaaggaaaacagaaagatgaGACCAGTTTTTCATGTTGA
- the LOC102233653 gene encoding 5-hydroxytryptamine receptor 3A-like, which translates to MASKETTLKWVFPSATLVYLILVMPGLCSSFKVNCSKPDQPSLLAALSPVFDLMAIRPVMNQTTHTTITMYFTLYGILGVDEKSQVLTTYLWMHFWWTSEFSRWDPVQCGTNNISIPKEKIWLPDIVINEFMEENKAPSIPYMYLFSDGRVHEALPLRVVSSCNLDIYAFPFDIQNCSLTFNSYIYYAIELKIILGRDAELMTVFSKDVMTTMGEWTLVDITAQKIEINDKSGLYPDMLAFYIRVQRRSIMYVVTLLLPSCFLITLDLFSFLLPPESTDRSSFKMTIIFGYTVFLLMMNDLLPITGNTIPLINVFFSLCLVLMVASLLETIFITNILINSSDFSPVPRWIRILVLNVLGCLVCMPRRREKPEGSGTEAAVAKATPFVRRIIQTEKLSNKIHGKHNTHYIKSNTRRHNHKKRNIDKVQSHCFLHTDPGTTNRFDVNPLETGEPAEEDEALMELKSLSLALQAIRREVEQQHKGKQSSEEWIQVGLIIDRLLFGLYIVFISVSFITIIILWINSCSQ; encoded by the exons ATGGCGTCAAAGGAAACTACACTCAAG tGGGTTTTCCCATCAGCCACTCTGGTTTATCTCATTCTTGTGATGCCAG GTTTGTGCAGCTCATTTAAGGTTAACTGCTCCAAACCAGACCAACCGAGCCTGCTGGCAGCTCTGAGCCCTGTCTTTGACCTGATGGCTATCCGGCCCGTAATGAaccaaaccacacacacaaccatCACCATGTACTTCACTCTGTACGGGATATTAGGAGTG gATGAAAAGTCTCAAGTCCTCACCACTTACCTTTGGATGCACTTC tGGTGGACGAGTGAGTTTAGCAGGTGGGACCCAGTTCAGTGTGGCACGAACAACATTTCAATTCCCAAAGAGAAGATTTGGCTTCCAGATATTGTCATCAATGAGTT catggaggaaaacaaagcaCCGTCTATACCATACATGTACCTGTTCAGTGATGGTAGGGTACACGAAGCTCTTCCACTCAGAGTTGTTAGCTCCTGTAATCTCGACATCTATGCCTTTCCCTTCGACATACAGAACTGTTCCCTAACTTTCAACTCCTACATCTACTATG CGATTGAGCTTAAAATAATTCTTGGACGAGACGCAGAATTAATGACCGTATTCTCTAAGGACGTAATGACCACCATGGGTGAATGGACACTGGTGGACATCACTGCACAGAAAATAGAGATAAATGACAAGTCGGGTCTTTACCCAGACATGCTTGCATTTTAC ATCCGAGTGCAGCGCCGCTCCATCATGTACGTAGTGACCCTGCTGCTGCCCAGCTGCTTCCTCATCACGTTGGACCttttcagcttcctgctgcctcCTGAGAGCACAGACAGGTCCTCCTTCAAGATGACCATCATCTTCGGCTACACGGTGTTCCTGCTCATGATGAACGACCTGCTGCCCATCACCGGAAACACCATACCTCTGATAA ATGTGTTCTTCTCTCTTTGCCTGGTCCTGATGGTGGCCAGTTTGCTGGAGACCATCTTCATCACCAACATATTGATCAACTCATCCGACTTCTCTCCCGTCCCTCGATGGATTCGGATTCTTGTTCTAAATGTCCTTGGCTGTCTCGTTTGCATGCCACGAAGGAGAGAGAAACCAGAGGGTTCAGGTACAGAAGCTGCAGTGGCTAAGGCAACTCCATTTGTACGCAGGATAATCCAAACTGAAAAATTGAGCAACAAAATACATGGAAAACATAATAcacattacataaaatcaaataCCAGAAGACataatcacaaaaaaagaaacattgat AAAGTTCAGTCTCATTGCTTCTTACACACAGATCCAGGAACAACAAACAGATTTGATGTAAATCCTCTTGAAACGGGGGAACCAGCTGAGGAAGACGAGGCCCTGATGGAGCTGAAGAGCCTGAGCCTCGCCCTGCAGGCCATCCGCCGTGAGGTGGAGCAGCAGCACAAAGGGAAGCAGAGCTCTGAGGAATGGATCCAGGTGGGTCTCATCATTGACCGCCTGCTGTTTGGCCTCTACATCGTCTTCATATCAGTCAGcttcatcaccatcatcatcctctGGATTAACTCCTGCAGTCAGTAG
- the LOC102229071 gene encoding receptor-transporting protein 3-like, which yields MEQQEWIRIFQMEIETLNRKEHTWHLEFDENIDPDNPNMGWKKYFKKTSARFSCTSCRRSWPSNRVMVVFHMRLMNGRGTVKVRPLRQNCKTCSNAQMVKPSVESDNIQVLMETLMEKIRIKCYQEDLGEHNRRPRILDVQSPHEPDHCEGCKLGICTKQ from the exons atgGAACAACAGGAATGGATCCGCATCTTTCAGATGGAAATTGAAACACTTAACCGAAAAGAACACACTTGGCATTTGGAGTTTGATGAAAATATTGACCCTGATAATCCAAACATGGGCTGGAAGAAGTACTTCAAGAAAACAAGTGCAAG attCAGCTGTACCTCATGCAGGAGAAGTTGGCCTTCAAACCGGGTCATGGTGGTTTTCCACATGCGCCTTATGAATGGGCGGGGCACCGTCAAGGTGAGGCCTTTGCGCCAAAACTGCAAGACATGTTCCAATGCACAGATGGTGAAACCAAGTGTGGAGTCCGACAACATTCAAGTCCTCATGGAGACCCTGATGGAGAAAATAAGAATTAAGTGCTACCAAGAAGATCTTGGAGAACATAACAGGAGGCCCAGAATCCTTGATGTGCAGAGTCCCCATGAGCCTGATCATTGTGAGGGATGCAAGCTAGGAATTTGTACAAAACAATAA